Proteins from a genomic interval of Alosa alosa isolate M-15738 ecotype Scorff River chromosome 8, AALO_Geno_1.1, whole genome shotgun sequence:
- the crip2l gene encoding cysteine-rich protein 2-like — MASKCPKCDKTVYFAEKVTSLGKDWHKFCLKCERCSKTLIPGGHAEHDGKPYCHKPCYAALYGPKGVNIGGAGSYVYDTPVTEDAASVPTETEPKPAEKKASAPPKGPVKAASFTSFAGQPNVCPRCSKTVYFAEKVTSLGKDWHRPCLRCERCSKTLAPGGHAEHDGQPYCHKPCYAVLFGPKGVNTGGVGSYIYDEPNAEPQP, encoded by the exons ATGGCGTCAAAATGTCCTAAATGTGATAAAACGGTCTACTTTG cggAGAAGGTGACATCCCTGGGGAAAGACTGGCATAAGTTTTGCCTGAAGTGTGAGCGCTGCAGCAAGACGCTGATCCCTGGAGGTCATGCAGAG CATGATGGGAAACCTTACTGCCACAAGCCATGCTATGCTGCCCTCTATGGACCAAAAG GTGTGAACATTGGAGGAGCTGGCTCCTATGTCTATGATACCCCTGTCACCGAGGATGCTGCCAGCGTTCCCACGGAAACTGAGCCGAAGCCGGCAGAGAAGAAAGCATCCGCCCCCCCCAAAGGCCCAGTGAAAG CTGCAAGTTTCACATCCTTCGCTGGACAGCCAAACGTCTGCCCACGATGCAGCAAGACAGTGTATTTTG ctgaaAAGGTGACATCCCTTGGTAAGGATTGGCACCGTCCCTGCTTGCGCTGTGAGAGGTGTAGCAAGACTCTGGCACCAGGGGGCCATGCAGAg CATGATGGCCAGCCCTACTGTCACAAACCATGCTATGCTGTCCTGTTTGGACCCAAAG GTGTAAACACTGGAGGAGTGGGAAGTTATATTTATGATGAGCCCAACGCTGAGCCCCAACCTTGA
- the LOC125299002 gene encoding ultraviolet-sensitive opsin-like, giving the protein MAKDFYLYENISKVSPFEGPQYHIAPKWAFYLQAAFMGMVFFLGTPLNATVLFVTAKYKKLRTPLNYILVNISLGGFIFDVFSVSQVFLSSLQGYYFLGHTMCALESSMGSVAGLVTAWSLAVLAIERYIVICKPLGSFKFGTGHAMGGVAFTWFMGIGCAAPPFFGWSRYIPEGLGCSCGPDWYTTGTEYNSESYTYFLMVTCFIAPLTCIIFSYSQLLSALRAVAAQQSESASTQKAEKEVTRMIIMMVLSFIVCYTPYALAALYYTLDHESEKDYRLVTIPALFSKSSSVYNPLIYCFMNKQFNACIMETFFGKNIDEASEVSKTEVSSVSAA; this is encoded by the exons ATGGCGAAGGACTTCTACCTGTACGAGAACATCTCCAAAGTCAGTCCCTTTGAGGGCCCACAGTATCATATCGCTCCAAAATGGGCGTTTTATCTACAAGCGGCATTCATGGGCATGGTGTTTTTCTTGGGAACGCCACTCAATGCCACCGTGCTTTTCGTCACTGCTAAATACAAGAAGCTGCGGACGCCTCTGAACTACATCTTGGTGAACATCTCCCTTGGGGGATTCATCTTCGATGTGTTTTCTGTCAGCCAAGTGTTTTTGTCCAGCCTACAAGGATATTACTTTCTAGGTCACACAATGTGTGCACTGGAATCTTCAATGGGCTCAGTAGCAG GCTTGGTAACAGCATGGTCGCTTGCAGTCTTGGCAATTGAGAGATATATTGTCATCTGCAAGCCACTTGGGTCTTTCAAATTTGGAACGGGTCATGCAATGGGTGGAGTGGCCTTCACCTGGTTTATGGGGATTGGATGTGCAGCACCACCCTTCTTCGGCTGGAGCAG GTACATCCCTGAAGGCTTGGGCTGTTCCTGTGGTCCTGACTGGTACACGACCGGCACAGAATATAACTCGGAGAGTTACACATATTTCCTGATGGTCACTTGCTTCATCGCCCCTCTCACCTGCATTATCTTTTCATACTCACAGCTTCTGTCCGCCTTGAGAGCC GTTGCAGCTCAACAGTCTGAATCGGCATCGACACAGAAGGCAGAGAAGGAGGTGACCCGGATGATCATCATGATGGTGTTGTCCTTCATCGTGTGTTACACGCCTTATGCTCTAGCTGCGCTGTACTACACCCTTGACCATGAGTCAGAGAAGGATTACCGTCTTGTTACTATTCCTGCACTTTTCTCCAAGAGCTCCTCTGTTTACAATCCATTGATTTACTGTTTCATGAACAAGCAG TTCAATGCATGCATTATGGAgactttctttggaaagaacaTTGATGAGGCTTCAGAGGTGTCCAAAACTGAGGTCTCGTCTGTGTCTGCTGCTTAG